GACGCTGTAGTCATAGCGCTCGGCATTGATTTCGACCCCCTGGTCATCGTAACCGGTGACAGTCTGGTATTGTTTGGTTGTGCTGGCGTGAAGCTTCATGGCGAATACATCGATATGGGAGACGCCAGCATGCCACAAACATCATTAAAGCGCGAATTTTCACGAATCTGCCGCCAAAAGCGGTACAAAGCTGTGCTTCGCGTCCATCGAGAAACTCGGCGGTTGATTAAATGCCCTCCTTTCGGCAGAATGGTATTTTTCGCACTGCAACATAAGCAGGGCATGCCGCTGCCTTAACTTCGCTCTGGACAGGAAACCAACTTGCGACCGATTTTAAAATCGAACAAATTAGACGACGTGTGCTACGAGATTCGCGGGCCTGCGCTGATCAAGTGCAAGCAGATGGAAGAAGACGGCCACAAGGTCATCAAGCTCAACATCGGCAACCTGGCCGTGTTCGGCTTCGATCCGCCGGACGAAATCGTCCACGACATGATCGTCAACATGCATGGCGCGGCCGGGTATACCGATTCCAAGGGCATGTTCGCGCCGCGCAAGGCGGTGATGCATTACTCGCAGAGCAAGAACATCAGCGGTGTCGGCATTGAAGACATTTACCTTGGCAATGGCGCGTCAGAATTGATCGTGATGGCCATGAATGGCCTGTTGAATACCGGCGACGAAGTGCTGGTACCTGCGCCGGACTACCCGTTGTGGACGGCAGCCGTGAGCCTGTCGGGCGGCAACCCGGTGCATTACATCTGCGACGAGCAGGCCGGCTGGTTCCCCGATATCGACGACATGCGGCGCAAGATCACCTCCAATACCAAGGCGATCGTTGTCATCAACCCCAACAACCCGACCGGCGCCCTGTATCCGCGCGAGATCCTGCTGGAGATCGTGGAACTGGCACGCCAGCACCAGCTGATCATCCTGGCCGACGAGATTTACGACAAGGTCCTGTACGACGGCGCGCAGCACGATTCCATCGCCTCGCTGGCCGACGATGTGCTGTTCATTACCCTCAATGGACTGTCGAAGAATTATCGCTCGTGCGGTTACCGTGCCGGCTGGATGGTGGTGTCGGGCGAAAAGCGCCATGCCAGGGATTACATCGATGGCTTGAACATGCTCGCCAGCATGCGCCTGTGTGCCAATGCACCGGGCCAGTTCGCGATCCAGACGGCCCTTGGCGGCTACCAGAGCATCGATGACCTGGTGGGACCGGGCGGGCGCCTGCTCAAGCAGCGCGACCTGGCCTACCAGCTGCTCACCGATATCCCGGGTGTGACGTGCGTGAAGCCAAAAGCGGCGCTGTACATGTTCCCCAAGCTCGACCCCGTGATGTATCCGATCGCGGACGACCAGCAGTTCATCTACGAACTGCTGTCGGAAGAAAAAGTACTGATCGTCCAGGGCACTGGCTTTAACTGGGGTACGCCGGATCACTTCCGCCTGGTGTTCTTGCCCAACTCCGACGACCTGACTGACGCCTGCGGGCGCATTGCGCGCTTCCTTGACGGTTACCGCCGACGCCACGGGCGAGGCTGATATTTACTTACACGAACAGACTATGAAACCCATCAAAATCGGCCTGATTGGCTTAGGTGTCGTCGGCAGCGGCACCTTCAACGTCCTTAAACGCAACCAGGAAGAGATCCGGCGCCGCGCCGGCCGCGGCATCGAGATCGCCATGATCGCCGTGCGCAATGCCGAACGCGCCGAGGCACTGGTGTGCGGCGACTGCGAGATCGTCACCGATCCGTTCCTGGTGGTGGACCATCCGGAGATCGACATCGTGGTCGAACTCATTGGCGGCTGCGACACGGCCAAGGAGCTGGTGCTGCGCGCAATTGGCAATGGCAAGCATGTGGTCACGGCCAACAAGGCGCTGCTGGCGCTGCACGGCAACGAGATTTTTGCCGCGGCCCAGACGCGCGGCGTGACGGTGGCGTTTGAGGCGGCAGTGGCCGGCGGCATCCCCATCATCAAGGCGCTGCGCGAAGGCTTGACCGCCAACCGTATCGAATCGGTATCGGGCATCATCAACGGCACCACCAATTTCATCCTGACCGAAATGCGCGACAAGGGCCTGGATTTTTCCACCGTCCTCAAACAGGCGCAGGCCCTGGGCTATGCGGAAGCCGATCCCACTTTCGATATCGAAGGCGTGGACGCCGCGCACAAGGCCACCATCATGTCGGCCATTGCCTTTGGCATCCCGGTGCAGTTTGAAAAGGCGCACGTGGAGGGCATCAGCAGCCTGCAGGCAATCGATATCAAGTATGCGGAGCAGCTGGGCTACCGCATCAAGCTGCTGGGCATCACCAAGCGCACCGTGGTCGACGGCGTGGAAGGTATTGAACTGCGCGTCCACCCGACCCTCATTCCCGCCAAGGCGCTGATCGCCAACGTGGAAGGGGCCATGAACGCGGTGCTGGTGCAGGCCGACGCCGTGGGCGCCTCGCTGTACTACGGCCGGGGCGCAGGGTCCGAGCCAACCGCGTCTTCCGTGATCGCCGACCTGGTCGACATCACCCGCCTGGCCACGGCGGACCCGGAATACCGCGTGCCGCACCTGGCCTTCCAGCCCAACCAGATGACGGACGTACAGATCGTGCCGATGTCGGAGATCACCACCAGCTACTACCTGCGCGTGTACGTGAAGGACCAGCTGGGCGTGATGGCCGATCTCACGCGCATCCTGGCGGACGCCCGCATTTCGATTGACGCCGTGCTGCAGAAGGAACCGGGCGAAGGCGAAACCCGCACCGACATCATCATGCTCACGCATCAGACGCAGGAAAAGAATATCGATGCGGCGATCGCCAAGATCGAGGCGCTGGAGACCGTGGTGGGCAAGGTGGTGAAGATCAGGCTCGAAAACCTGGCCTGACTGACCGCGGCCAAGTGATGCATGTGATGCACAAGGCGCGCTGGTGACAGGGCGCCTTGTGCGTTTACCGCACCAGGATTTCGCGCGCTTGCGGGTCGCGCCGCTTGACGAAGTCGAGCACCGACTCCACCGTCACCGTATCAATCTGGCCCGCCATCCGGCGCCCGAGGGGATGGTCGTCAAACGAGATGTTGACGGTGAACATGCGCGCGCCGAGGCGCTTGCCGGTCCACACCCGGATGGCCTTTGGCTGATAGCCAGCCAGCTTGAGCCAGCCCTGGGCCGCCGTGCGGCTGGCCGCAGCCAGCGGATCCGAGCTGGCTGCATAGGTCTCCAGCACCCACTGGTTCGAGTTCTGGTACATGGTGGAGAAGGGAAAAGCCAGCATGTTGTAGCGCGGCGAATGCATGCGCGATGCCACCGGCGAGGACAGCGCTTGTGCAATCCGCGCCTGGCTCTCGGGTGAGGGCACCACGATCTTGGCCTCGAACGCAAACAGGTCGTCCAGGAAGAAGTTGGCCAGGCCTTCGTTGAACAGGGCAGATGCATCGGTGCCGCACCGGTTCAGTTCATGCACCACCAGCCAGCGGCCCTGGGGATGGTCGCGCCAGGCAAAAGCGAGGTGCGAGTAGCG
This region of Massilia sp. PAMC28688 genomic DNA includes:
- a CDS encoding pyridoxal phosphate-dependent aminotransferase, which gives rise to MRPILKSNKLDDVCYEIRGPALIKCKQMEEDGHKVIKLNIGNLAVFGFDPPDEIVHDMIVNMHGAAGYTDSKGMFAPRKAVMHYSQSKNISGVGIEDIYLGNGASELIVMAMNGLLNTGDEVLVPAPDYPLWTAAVSLSGGNPVHYICDEQAGWFPDIDDMRRKITSNTKAIVVINPNNPTGALYPREILLEIVELARQHQLIILADEIYDKVLYDGAQHDSIASLADDVLFITLNGLSKNYRSCGYRAGWMVVSGEKRHARDYIDGLNMLASMRLCANAPGQFAIQTALGGYQSIDDLVGPGGRLLKQRDLAYQLLTDIPGVTCVKPKAALYMFPKLDPVMYPIADDQQFIYELLSEEKVLIVQGTGFNWGTPDHFRLVFLPNSDDLTDACGRIARFLDGYRRRHGRG
- a CDS encoding homoserine dehydrogenase — its product is MKPIKIGLIGLGVVGSGTFNVLKRNQEEIRRRAGRGIEIAMIAVRNAERAEALVCGDCEIVTDPFLVVDHPEIDIVVELIGGCDTAKELVLRAIGNGKHVVTANKALLALHGNEIFAAAQTRGVTVAFEAAVAGGIPIIKALREGLTANRIESVSGIINGTTNFILTEMRDKGLDFSTVLKQAQALGYAEADPTFDIEGVDAAHKATIMSAIAFGIPVQFEKAHVEGISSLQAIDIKYAEQLGYRIKLLGITKRTVVDGVEGIELRVHPTLIPAKALIANVEGAMNAVLVQADAVGASLYYGRGAGSEPTASSVIADLVDITRLATADPEYRVPHLAFQPNQMTDVQIVPMSEITTSYYLRVYVKDQLGVMADLTRILADARISIDAVLQKEPGEGETRTDIIMLTHQTQEKNIDAAIAKIEALETVVGKVVKIRLENLA
- a CDS encoding DUF2145 domain-containing protein, yielding MKRLFAALILSCAIFPAHAGRACETRPASAATFVSAMQVAEKTRAALEASGAQVALLARVGQDLSSYGLRYSHLAFAWRDHPQGRWLVVHELNRCGTDASALFNEGLANFFLDDLFAFEAKIVVPSPESQARIAQALSSPVASRMHSPRYNMLAFPFSTMYQNSNQWVLETYAASSDPLAAASRTAAQGWLKLAGYQPKAIRVWTGKRLGARMFTVNISFDDHPLGRRMAGQIDTVTVESVLDFVKRRDPQAREILVR